The window CGAAGGATATCCAACACTGTTTTAACAGGCTCTTCTTCCCACCAAGGCGTTTCGGCCTCATAAATATAGGGAAGCCCATGATCCGCTAAAGCCTTTATGATAGGTTCTGCCAATGCAGAAGCACGGATAAGGACAGCGCAATCGCTCAGACTTATATTGAAGCCTTCGCCGTTGACCGCATTGGCATTGCCTGCTGCATTGCTATCCATGGCGAAGAAGCTTGCTCCGCCCAAAAACCCGGCAATGGTTCTGGCTATACCTTCGGCCTCGGATGCAGCGCTGGGATATTCCGCGCGGAAAAGATTCACCCCTTGGCCGTCAACAGGAACACCGCGAAGATTTGCCCCTGCAAGCCGGGAAGCAGCTTTAATAATAGGTTCAGAACATCGGAAACTGCGAATAAGACTGAAGCTGTGGGCTTTGGGATAATCATCCATAAAGCGATCGATAAAATGTTTGTCCGACCCCCTAAAGCCATAAATAGCTTGATTGGGATCGCCTATAACCCAGAGAGGAGGGGAATTTTCGTCCTCTGCGGGGGCCAGTAATTTTACGAGCATATATTGGGCAAAATTTATATCTTGGTATTCATCAACAAAAATATGCTGAAATTTTTTGCGGTAATGATTAACAATTTTTTCTTTGAGCATTAAAAGGCGGACAGTGCCGGAAACAAGATCGTCAAAATCTATTCCCTTTTTTTCTCTAAGTTTATCCCTGTAAATGCTATAGAGCCGTTCCAATTCAGAAATTGGCTCAGGATATTGGGCTTCAATGTTTTTAAATGAGGTTTCATCGGGAAGGAGGAGGTATCGTTTTCTTTCTTCGATATATGTTCCCAGGCGGCGGGGCTGTACCTTTTTTCCTATGGCAGAGCTGCATATCTCTTTGAGCAGGATACTGCGTTCATTGTCACCGAGAATCGAAAAATCTTCAGAAAGGCCTGCTGCGATGTTTTGTTCCCTTAATATGGATCTGCAGAGGGAATGGAATGTTGAGATCGTGGGAGTGGCGGTTGTGTCTGTATTATCAATTTTAATCCCCGAAAGCGAGAGCGCCCGTTCCTTAAGCTCTGCTGCTGCCTTTACCGTAAAGCTTAGTGCGAGGATAGAAGGGGGATTAATTCCATCTCGGATAAGGCGTGCTATCCGGGCTGCAAGGAGCATTGTTTTCCCTGTTCCTGGTCCTGCAATGATGACGGCATATTTGCCGGAGTATGAAATAATTTCATCCTGAACCGCATCCGGGGTAAATAACTGCTTTACTGCTGTCTTTTGTTTTGCCTTAGAAGTATCAGTATTATTTTTTTTGGGCGATTCGCGTGCCTTTGGCTTTTCTTTCATCAGGGGCATTTTTTCTGCTGGCAGCATTTCTTCAAAAAGCCCGCCCCCGCTTTCCCTTGATTTCCCTTCAAGGACCTTGATGACGCCATATTCGCCGTCATAGCCGGGGCTCATCGAAACTTTCCCTGAACGCATATGCCTTATGGCAATAGAAAGCAATTCGCCTGAAATGCCTGGGGCAGAAAGCTTTTCAATATCCTTTAAGCTCATGTCCATGAGGATGGCGAATTCATTCCCCCCATTTTGAATAAGCCTTGTATATGCGGCGTCAACTTTTTTTGAAGCCGAACCGGTTCCCAGAATTTCTGCGCATATCTCTTTTAACGGGATAAGGGAATAATAGGGCCGTTTATTGGTGCTTTCTGCATTATCGGGGCATGGCTGCTTTTCATCTACCGGCCAATCTGCAAGTTCAAGCACCCTGCCCATGACTCCTCGGGTAAGCGGTTTGCCGCATACAGGGCAGATGCCCGACGAGTTCACGGCTTCATCAGGGCTGAGGTATATATTGCATTTCCTGTGTCCATCGTAATGGTACTTGCCTTCCTGGGGGAAAAACTCGATAGTGCCACGTATGCGTTCGTTTCTGCTGCCGGGTGCGAGGGCATGGACAAATGAAGAATATGAAAGATCCATTTCCAATAAAGTAGCTTCCCTGCCAAGTTTGTCCGGGGAATGGGCATCGGAATTGGAGATGATGGAATATTTGTCCAGGCTTTTTAGCGCCCAGTTCATGGGAGGGTTGGACGAAAGGCCCGTTTCTATCGCAGGTATATGCACACTCAGCTTGCCATAACATTCTTCGATGGAATCAAAACCCGATTTTGCGCCAAGGGCCGAAAACCATGGTGTCCAGATATGGGCTGGTATAAGCAGGGAACGGCTGTCGGTTTCGACGAGCATATCGAGGAGGTCTGCAGAATCGATACCGAGAATAGGCCTGCCATCAGAATTGATGTTTCCGATCTTTTCGAGTTTCGCATTAAATGAAGCCGCAGCTTTGAAATCGGGCAATATGATAAGGTGGTGTATTTTACGGGTTCTACCATCTTTATTATAAATAGTGCTGATTTCCCCGGTAAGCACAAAGCGGGGTTCATCAAAAGTGCCAAAGGGCTGGGGCAGCCCTTCTTCGAGAGCGGGGCCTGTGTCAAAAATGGCTCTCGCTTTTTTCTTCAAACTATAGAAGCCCTCTTCTGCATCATTAAAAGATTCACGCAATTCAGCCAGCCAGCGGGGGTGGGTACAGTCGCCGGTTCCCAAAAGGTTTATCCCCTTGATCCTGGCCCAGCGTTCAAGGGAAGCCGGGGTAAGCCTCGGACTGGTTGCCCGGGAATAGCGGGAATGGATATGGAGGTCGGCTGTAATTTTCATCATTTAGAGTATAATATGAATAAAGAGGATAACCAATATATGAAAGTGCTGTCCAAAAAACCTGAGCATAAAACCCATCTCGCAGGGAACCGCCTTGTTTCCAAGAGTCATGGCCGCATTGCTTTTCGGGGCATGATCGATGTCCTCGAGGCGGAGGTCCTGGAAGCCCAGGTTTTGGC is drawn from Leadbettera azotonutricia ZAS-9 and contains these coding sequences:
- a CDS encoding UvrD-helicase domain-containing protein, whose protein sequence is MMKITADLHIHSRYSRATSPRLTPASLERWARIKGINLLGTGDCTHPRWLAELRESFNDAEEGFYSLKKKARAIFDTGPALEEGLPQPFGTFDEPRFVLTGEISTIYNKDGRTRKIHHLIILPDFKAAASFNAKLEKIGNINSDGRPILGIDSADLLDMLVETDSRSLLIPAHIWTPWFSALGAKSGFDSIEECYGKLSVHIPAIETGLSSNPPMNWALKSLDKYSIISNSDAHSPDKLGREATLLEMDLSYSSFVHALAPGSRNERIRGTIEFFPQEGKYHYDGHRKCNIYLSPDEAVNSSGICPVCGKPLTRGVMGRVLELADWPVDEKQPCPDNAESTNKRPYYSLIPLKEICAEILGTGSASKKVDAAYTRLIQNGGNEFAILMDMSLKDIEKLSAPGISGELLSIAIRHMRSGKVSMSPGYDGEYGVIKVLEGKSRESGGGLFEEMLPAEKMPLMKEKPKARESPKKNNTDTSKAKQKTAVKQLFTPDAVQDEIISYSGKYAVIIAGPGTGKTMLLAARIARLIRDGINPPSILALSFTVKAAAELKERALSLSGIKIDNTDTTATPTISTFHSLCRSILREQNIAAGLSEDFSILGDNERSILLKEICSSAIGKKVQPRRLGTYIEERKRYLLLPDETSFKNIEAQYPEPISELERLYSIYRDKLREKKGIDFDDLVSGTVRLLMLKEKIVNHYRKKFQHIFVDEYQDINFAQYMLVKLLAPAEDENSPPLWVIGDPNQAIYGFRGSDKHFIDRFMDDYPKAHSFSLIRSFRCSEPIIKAASRLAGANLRGVPVDGQGVNLFRAEYPSAASEAEGIARTIAGFLGGASFFAMDSNAAGNANAVNGEGFNISLSDCAVLIRASALAEPIIKALADHGLPYIYEAETPWWEEEPVKTVLDILRENRSSLNSAPSEEIEKACKTISDKNHPDLKELIQLANLFGDIPSLLDSLSSIEAEGMPGVKREGVRIMTIHASKGLEFNQVFLPSLEEGILPFTLYDKDEDIEEERRILYVAMTRAKQGLWLSWAKSRIFQGRTLSGGPSRFLSELEKIIPLAQEQKILKRDSQLRLF